A segment of the Marinobacter arenosus genome:
CAACCACACCGCTCGGGTCTGCGACGTGGGCCCGGACAACAGGCTCTACATTTCACTTGGCCAGCCATATAACGTAACCCCAAGGGAATACCTGAACACCTTCGATGAAATCGGCATCGGCGGGATTATCCGGATCAATCGAGACGGGACCGATCGCGAAGTCTATGCTCTGGGCATTCGAAATTCGGTTGGCCAGGATTTTCATCCAACCACCGGCGACCTGTGGTTTACCGACAATCAGGTGGATGGCATGGGTGACGACATTCCACCCGGGGAAATCAATCAACAGACCGCCATGGGCCAGCATTTTGGCTTTCCCTGGTTCGGTGGCGGACACGTTCGAACCAATGGATACAAAGATGAGGAAGTTCCGGGTGGGGTGGTGTTCCCGGTCTCCGAAACCGTGGCCCACGCCGCGGACCTTGGCATGCTGTTCTATCAGGGCGACATGTTTCCGGATCACTATCGCGGCGGGATTTTTTCGGCCCAGCATGGCTCCTGGAACCGGAGCGTGCCCATTGGTGCCCGGATAATGTTCACTCCGGTTGATGCGCAAGGCAGGATCGCAGGCGACACCGAACCCTTTGCCGAGGGCTGGCTGGATAAAAACGGCAAGTATCTGGGCCGCCCGGTCGACGTTGCCCAGCTCAAGGACGGCTCACTACTGATTTCTGACGACCGCACCGGCGCTGTTTACCGCAT
Coding sequences within it:
- a CDS encoding PQQ-dependent sugar dehydrogenase translates to MNKIASAFCMAASIAALHPLAFAQPNDALKALAKSQTGFKIIEQQGEQARAIQDILKNISLPDGFAITLYALAPHARHMAVGPQGMVTFVGTLKSEVWAIIDHDRNGIADEVRNFAPFIEKSVPNGPCFAPDGVLYVAEQNRVLAFPRAESQTQDVNPETSEVIPAGALIPEQFVSSNHTARVCDVGPDNRLYISLGQPYNVTPREYLNTFDEIGIGGIIRINRDGTDREVYALGIRNSVGQDFHPTTGDLWFTDNQVDGMGDDIPPGEINQQTAMGQHFGFPWFGGGHVRTNGYKDEEVPGGVVFPVSETVAHAADLGMLFYQGDMFPDHYRGGIFSAQHGSWNRSVPIGARIMFTPVDAQGRIAGDTEPFAEGWLDKNGKYLGRPVDVAQLKDGSLLISDDRTGAVYRITYAAPGF